The window AACTTCCTTAACCGAACCGTCGCTGTAGGTGATCTTGGCGATCTTCTTTTCACGCGGCTTGATCTCACCTTCGAGACCATCGATCTCGACGATCTCGTCACCCTTGAGATCAAGGCTCGCCCAGGTCGTACCCTCTTCGAAAACGAAGGGAACGACACCCATGCCCACGAGGTTCGAACGGTGAATACGCTCAAAGGACTGTGCGATCACGGCCTTGACGCCAAGCAGGTTGGTGCCCTTCGCCGCCCAGTCACGGGAAGAACCGTTGCCATATTCGACACCGGCAAAGATGACGAGCGGAACGCCCTCCGCCTTGTATTTCATGGCGGCGTCATAGATCGACATCTCTTCCTTGGATGGATAGTGGATGGTGTAGCCACCTTCCTTGCCGTTCGGGCCGAGCATGTGGTTTCGGATGCGGATATTGGCGAAGGTGCCACGCATCATCACTTCATGGTTGCCACGACGCGTACCGTACTGGTTGAAGTCGGCAACGGCCACGCCATTCTCCGTCAGGTAAGCGCCGGCAGGAGAAGCGGCCTTGATCGAACCGGCCGGAGAAATATGGTCGGTGGTGATCTTGTCGCCGAAGAGACCAAGAACGCGCGCGCCCTTGATGTTCTTGAGGCCGGTGCCCTTTTTACCCATTCCGACGAAATAAGGCGGGTTCTGAACATAGGTCGACTTGTCGTCCCAGGCATAGGTCTGACCCGGAGGAACCTGGACGGCCTGCCAGTTCTCGTCACCCTTGAAGACATCGGCGTACTTCGATTCGTAAAGCTCGCGGGTGACATATTTCAGGATGAATTCCTGGATTTCCTTGGAGGTCGGCCAGATATCCTTGAGATAGACCGGATTGCCGTTCTGATCGTCGCCGATCGGCTCCTTCGTCAGGTCCTTCTGGACCGTGCCGGCAAGCGCGTAGGCCACGACGAGCGGCGGAGAGGCCAGATAGTTCGCCTGAACGTCCGGCGAAATACGGCCTTCGAAGTTTCGGTTGCCGGAAAGGACGCCAGCCGTGATCAGGCCCTTGTCGTTGATCGTCTTGGAGATCGCCGGTGGCAGCGGACCGGAGTTACCGATGCAGGTCGTGCAGCCGAAACCGACGAGGTTGAAGCCGATCGTGTCGAGGTCCTTCTGCAGGCCGGACTTGTCGAGATATTCTGCGACCACCTGCGACCCGGGCGCGAGCGACGTCTTCACCCACGGCTTGGACTTCAGACCCTTGGCAACAGCGTTGCGGGCAAGAAGGCCGGCGGCGATGAGAACCGAGGGGTTGGAGGTGTTGGTGCAAGAGGTGATGGCGGCAATCGCCACATCGCCATGGCCAAGATCGAAGTCCTCGCCCTCAACCGCGTAACGGCTGTGGAGCTGGCCGGGCTTCTTGTAGTCGTTTTCGAGAGCCGTTGCGAAATTCGGTGCAATGGTTTCGAGCGGCAGGCGGCCTTCCGGACGCTTCGGGCCGGCCATGGAGGGCACGACATCGCCGAGATGGAGTTCCAGCGTATCGGTGAAAACGAGATCCGAACCATCGCCGGTGCGCCACATGTCCTGCGCCTTCGAATAGGCTTCGACAAGCGCAATGCGGTCCTTGGTGCGGCCGGACATGGTCAGGTAGTTGATGGTTTCGCCGTCAACCGGGAAGAAGCCGCAGGTCGCGCCATATTCCGGGCCCATATTGCCGATGGTCGCGCGATCGGCCAGCGACATCGAATCGAGGCCGGGGCCGAAGAATTCGACGAACTTCGAAACCACGCCCTTCTTGCGCAGCATCTGCACGACAGTCAGCACGAGGTCGGTCGCGGTCACGCCTTCCTTCACCTTGCCGGTCAGCTTGAAGCCGATGACCTCAGGCAGCAGCATGGAAACCGGCTGACCAAGCATGGCCGCCTCAGCCTCAATACCGCCAACACCCCAGCCGAGAACGCCGAGACCATTGATCATCGTCGTGTGCGAATCGGTACCGACGCAGGTATCCGGATAAGCAATCGTCTCGCCGTCCTCTTCCTTCGTCCAGACGGTCTGGCCGAGATATTCGAGATTGACCTGGTGACAGATGCCCGTACCGGGCGGCACCACGCGAAAATTCTTGAATGCCTGCTGGCCCCACTTGAGGAAGCGGTAACGCTCGCCATTGCGCTCATATTCAAGCTCGACGTTGCGGGCAAAAGCGGTCGGCGTGCCGAATTCGTCGACGATAACCGAGTGGTCGATGACGAGGTCGACTGGAACGAGGGGATTGATCTTTTCCGGGTCGCCACCGAGCGACACCATGGCGTCGCGCATGGCCGCAAGGTCGACGACGGCCGGAACACCGGTGAAGTCCTGCATGAGAACGCGGGCGGGACGATAAGCGATTTCGGTTTCGGTCAGGCCCTTATTGTTCAGCCATTCGGCAACGGCCAGAATATGTTCCCTGGTGACGGACTGGCCGTCCTCGAAGCGAAGCAGATTTTCCAAGAGAACCTTCATGGAATAAGGCAGCTTGGATACGCCCTTCAGGCCGTTTGCCTCGGCTTTGGGAAGGCTGAAATAGATGTAATCCTTACCGTCCACGGTAAGGACGGAACGACATTGGAAACTGTCGAGTGATTTGGCCACGGTTTAAAACCCCGCATAATCTGATAGCCAACACGCGCGTGCGGACCCCCGTGCCCTAAGGCACATCAGGATGCGGGTACGGCCATTTCCGCTGTCCGCACGTGAAAGTTACTCCTCGTAACATTCAGGTCCGGCGCAAGATGATGATCACGCCGGCCGCTGGCGTGGTTGACACCCATATAGATAATTTCGGAGAAACGTGCCAGACCATTCAACGAACCTAATCGATTTTTTTATCGAGACCACGAAATCTTGTACGGAAACGCGGCATGGATTTGACGGCGGAAAATCTTGGCGTGCGGCGCGGTGAAGATTTTATATTCATGAATGTTTCCTTCAAGTTAAGCAATGGCGACGCGCTGGTGCTGACGGGTCGGAATGGCTCGGGCAAATCGACGCTTTTGCGCACGGTGGCCGGCCTGCTGCGGCCTGAAAAGGGGCGGATAACGATAGCCGGCAAAGAGATAGAGGAGGGCATGCGGCCCTCGGAGGCCTGCCATTATCTCGGCCACCGCAATGCGATGAAAACGGAACTGACCGTTTCGGAAAATCTCGAATTCTGGAAAGACTTCCTTGGCGATTTTTCCGGCGGCGCGGGTGTGAAGATCGATGAGGCGGCGGAGATCGTCGGCCTTGCCGGCATCACCCATCTGCCTTTCGGTTATCTGTCTGCGGGCCAGCAACGGCGTTTCGCCATGGCGAAGCTTTTGATCGCATGGCGGCCAGTGTGGATTCTCGATGAACCGACGGCGGCGCTTGATAAGACTGCGGACGGGATGTTTACGGATCTCGTCAAGAGCCACCTGGGGAAAGGCGGTATCGTCCTGGCTGCGACGCATCAGCCTTTGGGGCTGGAGAGTACGCAGGAATTGCGAATGACGGGGTTTGCGGGTGTGGAGGCTTGGGCATGATGGCGGTGCGCGTGGGTCATACCCCCCTCTGCCTTGCCGGGCATCTCCCCCTCAAGGGGGGAGATCGATCCGCGGCTAGGTCTCGCCCATCTCAACGCTTGAGAGTGGAGTGGTGGAAGAGTGTCTTGCCGATCTCCCCCCTTGTGGGGGAGATGCCCGGCAGGGCAGAGGGGGGTAAAGCCGCAAACTCGAGGCCGGCGCCCCAATGACCGCCCTCTTCCTCCGCGACATCAAACTCTCCATCCGTGCCGGCGGCGGTGCCTTGATCGGCGTGCTGTTCTTCATGACCGTGGTTGCCGTCATCCCCTTCGGTGTCGGCCCCGATCTTAATCTGCTCGCCCGCATCGGCCCGGCCATCGTCTGGATCGGCGCGCTTCTGTCCGCCCTCCTCGGCCTCGACCGGCTGTTTCAGGCAGAACGGGACGATGGCTCCCTTGATCTGATCCTGATGCAGGAAACCCCGCTGGTCCTGACCGTGCTCATCAAATGCCTGGCGCATTGGGTGGCGACTGGCCTGCCGCTGGTGCTGGCCTCGCCGCTGCTCGGTCTTTTCATGAATATGGACGAAGTGGCGATCGGCGCCGTCATGTTGACCCTTCTCGTCGGCTCACCCGCCATCACCTTCATCGGCGCGGTTGGGGCAGCTGTTGCCGTCGCCCTGCCACGCGGCGGTCTTCTGGTCTCCATCCTCGTCCTGCCGCTTGCCATCCCTGTCCTGATCTTCGGCGTCAGCGCCTCTTACGCAGCAGTGCAGGACCCGGCACCCTTTGTGCCGCCATTTCTCATTCTGTGCGCGATCACGTTATTTTCAGCCGTGACCGGCCCTTTCTTTGCCGCTTTGGCATTGCGCAATGTTATGGATTGATGAAACCGGCCAGACGATCCCCGATTGACAGGGATCAATTGCGGGATGGCCATTCTCGGGTTACACAAACGGCATGAACGAGCAGACTTTCGCCATCACCAAATTCAGCGATCTCGCCAATCCCACGCGGTTTCTGGCGCTGGCATCACGCATCCTGCCCTGGCTCGCAATCCTGACAGCGCTGGTACTGGCCGCTGGCCTCTATCTGTCCTTCACAACCGAAGGCGATTATCAGCAGGGTTACACCGTGCGCATCATGTATGTGCACGTGCCCTCCGCATGGCTTGCCATGATGTGCTACACGGTGATGGCGGTTTCGGCCATCGGCACCCTTGTCTGGCGTCATCCGCTGGCGGATGTCAGCCACAAGGCCGCCGCCCCCATCGGCGCCGCCTTCACGCTCATCGCTCTCATCACCGGCTCGCTCTGGGGCAAGCCCATGTGGGGAACCTGGTGGGTGTGGGATGCGCGGCTGACCTCCGTTTTCGTGCTCTTCCTGATGTATCTCGGGCTGATCGCGCTCAACCGCGCCATGGATGACCCGTCCAGAGCCGCCCGCGTCAGCGCAGTGCTGATCCTTGTCGGTTTCGTGAATATTCCCATCATCAAGTTTTCGGTCGAATGGTGGAACACGCTGCACCAGCCGGCAAGCGTCATCCGCATGGGTGGCTCCGCCATTGATGCGGAATTCCTCTGGCCGCTTTTGACCATGGCAATCGGCTTCACGCTGCTGTTCTTCACCTTGCACATCGCCGCCATGCGCAATGAAATCTGGCGCCGGCGCGTGGCCGCACAGCGGCGGCTCGCCGCCCGCATGGCGAACCGGGAGGGCTGAGGTGATGACGCACGCCTTTTATATCGGCATGTCCTATGCGGCGACCGGTCTTGTCGTTCTCTGTCTCATCGCCTGGGTGGTCATGGACGGTCAGGCGCGCAAACGGGAACTGAAGGAACTGGAGGCATCCGGCGTGCGCCGCCGGGCAAGAGCCGGCTCCGCTGGTGACGCGCAATGACGCAGGCCAGCCAGGAACAGGACACCAAAGCAAAAACAAAGGGTCGCGCACGTTATGCGCTGGCACTGCTGCCGCTTCTGCTTTTCGGCGGTTTTGCCCTTGTCGCCGGAAAAATGCTCTATGACCAGGATGTCAACGGGCTGGATATCAGCGCCATTCCCTCGGCGCTCATTGGCACCAAGGCGCCGTCGCTGTCTCTGCCGCCGCTGGAAGGCTCCAACCTACCGGCGCTCACCGACGCCGCCATCAGCGGCAAGCTGACGCTGGTCAACGTCTTTGCTTCCTGGTGCATTCCCTGCCGTCAGGAACACCCGCTGCTTCAGGAACTGGCCAAAGACAGCCGCATCACCGTTGTCGGTATCAATTACAAAGACAAGCAGGACAATGCGCTGCGCTTCCTCGGCGAACTCGGCAATCCTTTTGCCGCCATCGGTGTCGATCCGAACGGCAAGGCCGCTATCGACTGGGGCGTCTATGGTATTCCAGAAAGTTATCTCGTCGGTGCTGATGGCACGATCCTTTATAAAAAGGTCGGCCCCTTCGATGCCCGCAGCGTCGAGCGCGATCTTCTGCCGGCCATCACGGCCGCAGCCGGAAACTAACCTGCCGGCCGCACTACCTCACCCCTTGGAAATCACCCTCAGCGACGGGCCTTCAGCGATCGCCGGAAGACGGGTGCCCTCCAGCACGACCTGATCGCGACCACCGCGCTTTGCGGCATACAGGCTGTCATCAGCCCGCTTGATGGCGTCGTGGATGGAATGATCTCCCCTCGCGACGGCCGAAACGCCGAAGCTTGCGGTGATCTGTGTCGCCACGCCCCGGTTGCGCCAGTCGAGCGACGAAAGGCCAAGTCGCATGCCATTGGCAAGCTGGCCGGCCACGGCAGCTGTCTGGCCGGGCAAAAAGACCACGAATTCCTCACCGCCAAAGCGGGCCACCAGCGCATCTTCGGGCACATTTCGCCTGAGAAGATCGGAAAGGCCGATAAGGACAATATCTCCGGCGGCATGGCCGTAGACATCGTTGATGCGCTTGAAATGGTCTATGTCGCAGACAATGACCACGCCCTGCGGCGTATCGTTACGAAAATCGGGAACACGCCGGTCGAAACCGCGGCGGTTCAGCACATCCGTCAGCGGATCATGCTCCGCCGCATGCAGGTGCCGGTCAACGGTAACGGAAATCTGGCTCGCAAGCACGGAAAGCGCCAGCAGGAAGCCGAATATGCTCGCGGCAAGCTGCATGTAGAACGCATAGTCAGATTCGAAGAATTCGCCGAGCTCGACCATCGAGCCGTTCGGCGTCATCACCAGCAGCATCCCGATGCGCACCAGGGTTTCCAGCACCACAAGCGACGCGATCGCCACCATCAGCCTGTCGGCAAGCGTCACGGGCAGGTTTCTTACGAACCAGATCGGGATGGCAAGCAGCAAAGCACAAACAAAATCACCGACCACCAGTTCGCGTTTCAAATCCGGCGTGATGAAGACATGGAACGAGACGAACAAAACCGCCGCAGCCACGATAGACAGTCGCACGGTCGAATAAAGCGGTCGCTCGAAATGAATGAGCAGCGCGTGACCGTAGAGAAAAAAGGCGGAAAAGAACAACAGGTTCGAGACGATTGCCTGAACTTCAAAAGGTAGCGCGCCAAGCACCAGAGGCGTCGCGAAACCGAAAGCCGCCGAAAGATATCCAAAACCCCAGTATCGCGCCGAAGCGTGGCCGATCCTCTGCAGGAACAGGAACACCACACCAAATGTCAGCATGATGAAGGGAAGAAGATAGGCGAAATTATCTTGCACAGTGTTCTGCCGGACGGAAAGACGAGCCTTTGAACCCGGACACTACCCCAATGCCATTAAGAAAACTTGCATATAGCGCAGGGTTTTCGTGCCTCTCCGGCGAAATCCCGGCAGGCATGTTCACATTTGCGGGAGCGCGTTCTGCCATTCCTTTATCGCCTCGACAGGCCAGACCAGCATGACGACGTTCAGCGTCAGATTATCGCGGATCAGCCAGCCGGTGAAGATTTCGAAGAAGATGGCGATTATTACCGTCAGCCACACCGGCACGCGGGCGGCAAAAAGGAAACCCAGCGCCATGAAAACCGTATCCATGGCCGAGTTCAGGATGCTGTCGCCGGTGTAACCAAGCGCCATAGTCGCCGTACGGTAACGATCAATGATGATGGGCGAGTTTTCGAGGATTTCCCATGCCGCTTCCACCAGAACAGCAAGCGAAAGCCGCATGGAAAGCGGCTTGTTTCGGAACAGCAGCCAAGCGAACCAGTAGAACAGGAAGCCATGAATGATATGCGACGGCGTATACCAGTCGGCGAGATGCTGGGAATTGCCCGGCGTATTGACACCCGGCTCGAACAGCTTCACATAACCGCATTCGCAAATGGGAATGCGGTCCATGAAATAAAGGATGACGATCTGCAGGAGAAGCAGCCCGGCGGCCACACCGAACCATTTAAGCGAGCGCGAACGGGAAGCCGACATCTCCGCAACGGTCATTTTTCGTCCTTGTTGAGCGGTTCCAACGAATGGCGCATGACGAGCGGCATCTGGGCCATGGTGAAGATTATGGTGATTGGCATCGTGCCCCACACCTTGAAGGCAACCCATGTGTCGGTGGTGAACATGCGCCAGACGACCTCGTTCAGCACCGCAAGGAAGAGGAAGAATACGCCCCAGCGCAGCGTCAGCTTGCGCCAGCCCTCATCCGTCAGCTTGAAGGCCGAGTTGAAGACATAACCCAGCAGCGATTGCCCGAAAAACAGGCCGCCCAGCAGGATGACGCCAAACAGCGTATTGACGATGGTTGGCTTCATCTTGATGAAGGTATCGTTCTGCAGCCACAGCGTCAGCGCGCCGAACACGAAGACCACGATGCCTGATATCAGCGGCATGATCGGCAGCTTGCGCGTCAGCACCCATGAGACAGAAAGCGCCAGGGCCGTTGCGATCATGAAAAGACCGGTGGCGATGAAGATCGGCCCGCCGAACTCCGTCAGAACAGGGAAAGTGGAGGCCAGCCATTCGCCGCGGGAATTGGCGAAGAAGAACACCATGAGCGGGCCAAGCTCGAGCACGAATTTCAGGAGCGGGCTGATTTCCGCCACCATCTTTTCGCTTTCCTTGGAATTGCTTTCAATATCCATACTCAAACTCCCGCAATGGCCTTGGCGAAATCTTCCGCCTCGAAGGGCTCCAGATCATCAACACCTTCACCCACACCGATAAAATAGACCGGCAGCTTGTGTTTGGCGGCAATGGCAACGAGGATACCGCCCCGCGCCGTGCCATCCAATTTTGTCATAATCAGGCCCGAAACTCCCGCGACATTGCGGAATATTTCCACCTGGTTCATGGCGTTCTGGCCGGTCGTCGCATCCAGCGTCTGCAGCACGGTGTGCGGTGCGTCCGGATCGAGCTTGCCGAGCACGCGTACGATCTTTTCCAGCTCCGCCATCAGTTCCGTCTTGTTCTGCAGGCGACCGGCCGTATCGATGATGAGAACGTCGCTTTTCTGCGCCCGCGCCTGTTCATAGGCGTCATAAGCCAGACCCGAGGCATCCGCTCCAAGCTTGGTGCCGATGAATTGCGAGCCTGTGCGGTCGGCCCAGATCTTGAGCTGCTCGATGGCCGCCGCGCGGAACGTATCGCCCGCCGCCAGCATCACCTTGAGGCCGGAGCCGGAAAGCTTGGCGGCAAGCTTGCCGATGGTTGTCGTCTTGCCCGTACCGTTGACGCCGACAACGAGAATGACATGCGGCTTGTGTGAAAGATCAAGCTCCAGCGGCCTGGCCACAGGCTTCAGGACCTTCGTGATCTCACCGGCCATGATGCGAGCCACATCCTCGCCGCTCACATCCTTGCCGTAACGCTCGGAAGACAGGGCGCCAGTGATGCGCATGGCGGTCTCAACGCCGAGATCCGACTGGATGAGAAGATCCTCCAGCTCGTCGAGCGTATCCTCATCCAGCTTGCGCTTGGTGAAAAGCGCCGAAATCTGTATGGTCAGCTGTGACGACGTGCGGGCAAGTCCGGCTCGCAGGCGCTGAAACCATGTCAGCTTGGCCTGAGGCACTTCCGGAACCGGCTCTTGCCGTTCGCTCGCCGATGAGAAGCCCTTGGGCAAGGATGGTGAAACCACAGAAGGCTCGGCAGCGGCAGCCTCCGCCTCATCGAGCAGTGCATCCATCACATCCGCATCGAGCACGCCATCCACAACATCCGGCAAAGCTTCGACCTGCTCTTCGGCAGCAGCTTCCGCCTGCAACAGCGACAACGGCACGACACCCATATCGCCGGAAAGCTCGGCACCGGGCAGAAGCGGTGCGTCCTCTTCCTCGTCATCGTCGGAAAGGACCACGTCCGTGGCCTCATCCGGGGCTGGTCCGCCGGCCGTCTCCATCTCCAGTTCGGAAACCGGGTCCTTGTCGACAGGGCCATGCGCTTCGGCGTCGCTCAGCGCCGCTTCGAAGGAAGCGTTTTCATTGCCGCGTTCAGGCGCGGCATCCTCTTGCGGCCGGTCGTCCGTTTCGGCCTTGTCCTTGCCGAACGAAAAGACTTTTTTGATGAAGCCGAGGGCCATGGTCGTTCCCGTGTCTTTATCTCGTACCGCTTCAGGCCGCGTCAGCCGCCAGAAGCTTCATGTTCAGATGTTTGCCGTTGTGGCCGGTAATCGCAACCTGCGCAAGAGTGCGCGGGGCAAGATGCAGCGCCTCCACCAGCGTGAAATTGTCGGTATGGGCAAAACCGTTGTTTTCAACGAGGATCGTCTGCACCGACCCCACCATATTTTGCAGATGCGCCAGCTTCAGCGCCTCGCCGCGCTCACGGAGCCTCGCCGCCCGCTCCTTCACCAAAGCTCGGTCAAGCTGCGGCATGCGCGCCGCCGGCGTGCCGGCACGCGGGCTATAAGGAAACACATGCAGGCTGGAAATGCCGCATTCTTCCGCAAGCGTCGCGGCGTTTTCGAACATGTCTTCCGTCTCGGTCGGGAAACCGGCAATCATATCCGCCCCGAAGGCGATATCCGGCCGAAGCGACCGCACCTCATGACAGAAACGAACGGCATCTGCCCGCAAATGGCGGCGTTTCATGCGTTTCAGGATCATGTCGTCGCCATGCTGGAGGGACAGGTGCAGATGTGGCATGAAACGCGGCTCATCAGCAATAAGATCCATCAGATGGTGGTCGGCCTCGATACTGTCGATGGAGGAAAGCCGCAGCCGCAGGATGTCCGGCACCTGCTTGAGCAATGTCTTGGCGAGATAACCGAGGGAAGGCTCGCCCGGCAGGTCCGCGCCATAGCTCGTGGCGTCCACCCCCGTCAGAACGATCTCGCAATAGCCGCTTTCGGTCAGCCGGCGCGCCTGATCCACCACGGCACCCATCGGTACGGAGCGGGAATTACCGCGCCCATAGGGAATGATGCAGAAGGTGCAGCGATGATCGCAGCCGTTCTGCACCTGAATGAAGGCGCGCACATGCCCATCTATGTGCTTCACCATCTGCGGCGCGGTCGCCTTGATGCTCATGATATCGTTGACGCGCAGCTTTTCTTCCGCCGAGACGCCGAAATCCGGCAGCGCGCGATAGGAGGCGCTTTTCAGCTTTTCTTCATTGCCGAGCACCGCATCCACCTCGGGCATCTCGGCAAAGGTCTGCTTTTCCGTCTGCGCGGCACAGCCGGTGACGATGATACGGGCATGCGGATTGTCGCGCCTTGCCCGGCGGATGGCCTGGCGCGCCTGGCGCACCGCCTCGCCCGTCACCGCGCAGGTATTGACCAGCACGGCATTGTTGAGCCCGGCCTTTTCAGCCTCCGCCCGCATCACTTCCGATTCATAGGTGTTGAGACGACAGCCGAAGGTTATGACCTCGACGCCGCTCATACGGCCCCCTGCTCCGCCGCGACATCCCGCGACCATGCACCAGTAACGGGATCGACGGAGCCCGACCATTCCCATTCCGCCGGGCCGGTCATGATGACATGGTTGTCCTCGCGCCAGTCAATGGTCAGCGGCACACGGACGGGGCTGGAGGCGACATCGATGGTAACCTTCCTGCCGGTGCGACCCGTGCGCGCCGCAGAAACCGCTGAAGCGCAGGCGGCCGAACCGCAGGCGAGTGTCAATCCAGCGCCGCGTTCCCAGGTGCGGGTGCGCAGCGCGCTGTCTGAAATCACCTGCGCCAGCGTGATATTGGCCTTTTCCGGGAACATCGGATGGTTTTCGAGCAGCGGTCCGAAACGTTCAAGATCGAACTCCATCGGATCGCGGTCCACCCAGAAAATCGCATGCGGGTTGCCCATGGACATGACGGCGGGCGAATGCAGGATTGGCGCATCGATCGGCCCGATCTGCAATTCGATACGGCTGGTATCGTGGAATTCTTCCGACAGCGGAATATCGCTCCAGCGGAAACGCGGCAGGCCCATATCGACTGATATCATGCCGTCTTCATGCTCGACGGCATTCAAAATGCCGGCCACCGTCTGGAAGGTGAAGCTGGTCTTGCCGGTTTCGGAAGACAGAGCCTGCACCACACAGCGCGTGCCGTTGCCGCAGGCCTGCGCCTTCGTGCCATCGCAATTGAGGATGTCGATAAATGCATCCGTGCCACTGACACGCGGATCGTGAATGGCCATGATCTGGTCGAACTGGGTCGAAGGATCGGCGTTGAGCGCAATCGCCGCCGCCGGCGTGACCATATCCTTGCGGCCGCGCATGTCGATAACGAGGATCTTGTTGCCAAGCCCGTTCATCTTTGCAAATTCGACCGTATCCGCCATTGCCCTAAACCTGAAAATTATCTGAAAATCGGATTGCATAGGGGATTTCCCCGCGCTTTCGCCCTATATGGCGGAAAGGACAGCAAATTACCAGACTGTTACGGCGCAAACGGGGCAGCGATCAGGCGGAAGGCGCGTCGAAGACTTCGCCTGGGCGCATGGGCTGAAAACGGCTCTCATCCACCCCCTGCTCCTTGAGTGCCGCCTTGAGCGCCACGAGCGGGGCGTCCACCGCCTCATCGGTCAGCTGCACCGTACCCCAGTGATGGCCGCAGACATGCGCCGCACCGCAAAGCTTCATGCCCTCCACGGCTTCGGCCGGGTTCTGGTGCTGGCCCTTCATGAACCAGCGCGGTTCATAAGCACCGAAGGGCAGGTTGGCGAGGCGGAAATCGCCGTGCTTCTTGAGCGCGGCGCGGTAGTTGAGGCCTTCGTGGAAGCCGGTATCACCGATATGGTAGATTTTGCCGCCGGGCGTTTCGATGACGAAGGCTGCCCATAATGCCATGCGCCGGTCGTTCAGACCGCGGGCTGACCAATGGTGGCAAGGCTCGAAGTGAATTTTCACTGCGCCCACCTCAATCACATCGTCCCAGTCACCCACGTCTATACGCGCCGCTTCGACACCGGTGCGGATGATGGCATCATTGCCGAGCGGTGTGATGAAGAGCGGCTTGTGCGCCACATGCAGGCGCTTCAGCGTTTCCATATCCAGATGGTCGTAGTGATTATGCGTCACCAGCACCAGATCGATGGGCGGCAGATCCTCGAAACGGATGCCGGGAGGATTGACCCGTTTGGGACCGACGAAACTGAAGGGGCTGGTCCGCTGCGACCAAACCGGGTCAATGAGTATATTCAGCCCCGCCGTCTGGATGAGGAAGGAAGCGTGGCCAATGAAGGTAACACGGATGCCCTTGCCCTCAACCCGGGTTTCCGGCTTCGCAAAGGGAAATGGGCTTGGATAGCTTTCCGGCCAGGTGGCACGCTCGCCATTGAAGCGCCATTTCAGCAGACCCATGAAATTGCCCGGCGGCGAACCGCCGGGGTTGAAGAAGCGCACTCCGTCGAAATGATCGGAGATCGGGCCGCTATAATAGGCGCTGGCGCTCGAACGACGGGCATAGAGGGCGCCGCCCGCCAGAGCGAGCAGTCCAAGCGTGGAAAAGCGAAAGAAGTTTCGACGGTTCATGCTAAAGGTATAGGGAGCGGAATGGCGCCGTTCAAGCGGCACCAATCGCGGCTTGCAGCCGATCACGCAAAGATGAAATGCAGGCTTTGTCGGGCGGACAGCGGCATCGCCTTGACTTTTCCTGCACTTTCCTGTTTATCCCGCCCATCAGCTGGCAGTTTCACGACTCCAAGCCGCCGACCGGGACCCGCAAAGGTATAAAGAGATCCCGGAGGTCAACACCCGACAGCGCGACGCGCCCTCGGGTGCTTTTTGGCTTTGCGTCTTGTTTTTGCCAGCGAAAGCACCGACGTTTCGGAGACCCCGGAACGAAGAAGGAAGAAACGATGTTTGAAAACCTCCAGGACCGCCTTGGTTCCATTCTGAATGGACTGACCGGCCGT is drawn from Agrobacterium tumefaciens and contains these coding sequences:
- a CDS encoding GGDEF domain-containing protein; translated protein: MQDNFAYLLPFIMLTFGVVFLFLQRIGHASARYWGFGYLSAAFGFATPLVLGALPFEVQAIVSNLLFFSAFFLYGHALLIHFERPLYSTVRLSIVAAAVLFVSFHVFITPDLKRELVVGDFVCALLLAIPIWFVRNLPVTLADRLMVAIASLVVLETLVRIGMLLVMTPNGSMVELGEFFESDYAFYMQLAASIFGFLLALSVLASQISVTVDRHLHAAEHDPLTDVLNRRGFDRRVPDFRNDTPQGVVIVCDIDHFKRINDVYGHAAGDIVLIGLSDLLRRNVPEDALVARFGGEEFVVFLPGQTAAVAGQLANGMRLGLSSLDWRNRGVATQITASFGVSAVARGDHSIHDAIKRADDSLYAAKRGGRDQVVLEGTRLPAIAEGPSLRVISKG
- a CDS encoding DUF2585 domain-containing protein, translated to MTVAEMSASRSRSLKWFGVAAGLLLLQIVILYFMDRIPICECGYVKLFEPGVNTPGNSQHLADWYTPSHIIHGFLFYWFAWLLFRNKPLSMRLSLAVLVEAAWEILENSPIIIDRYRTATMALGYTGDSILNSAMDTVFMALGFLFAARVPVWLTVIIAIFFEIFTGWLIRDNLTLNVVMLVWPVEAIKEWQNALPQM
- a CDS encoding septation protein A, encoding MDIESNSKESEKMVAEISPLLKFVLELGPLMVFFFANSRGEWLASTFPVLTEFGGPIFIATGLFMIATALALSVSWVLTRKLPIMPLISGIVVFVFGALTLWLQNDTFIKMKPTIVNTLFGVILLGGLFFGQSLLGYVFNSAFKLTDEGWRKLTLRWGVFFLFLAVLNEVVWRMFTTDTWVAFKVWGTMPITIIFTMAQMPLVMRHSLEPLNKDEK
- the ftsY gene encoding signal recognition particle-docking protein FtsY, whose product is MALGFIKKVFSFGKDKAETDDRPQEDAAPERGNENASFEAALSDAEAHGPVDKDPVSELEMETAGGPAPDEATDVVLSDDDEEEDAPLLPGAELSGDMGVVPLSLLQAEAAAEEQVEALPDVVDGVLDADVMDALLDEAEAAAAEPSVVSPSLPKGFSSASERQEPVPEVPQAKLTWFQRLRAGLARTSSQLTIQISALFTKRKLDEDTLDELEDLLIQSDLGVETAMRITGALSSERYGKDVSGEDVARIMAGEITKVLKPVARPLELDLSHKPHVILVVGVNGTGKTTTIGKLAAKLSGSGLKVMLAAGDTFRAAAIEQLKIWADRTGSQFIGTKLGADASGLAYDAYEQARAQKSDVLIIDTAGRLQNKTELMAELEKIVRVLGKLDPDAPHTVLQTLDATTGQNAMNQVEIFRNVAGVSGLIMTKLDGTARGGILVAIAAKHKLPVYFIGVGEGVDDLEPFEAEDFAKAIAGV
- the mtaB gene encoding tRNA (N(6)-L-threonylcarbamoyladenosine(37)-C(2))-methylthiotransferase MtaB; the protein is MSGVEVITFGCRLNTYESEVMRAEAEKAGLNNAVLVNTCAVTGEAVRQARQAIRRARRDNPHARIIVTGCAAQTEKQTFAEMPEVDAVLGNEEKLKSASYRALPDFGVSAEEKLRVNDIMSIKATAPQMVKHIDGHVRAFIQVQNGCDHRCTFCIIPYGRGNSRSVPMGAVVDQARRLTESGYCEIVLTGVDATSYGADLPGEPSLGYLAKTLLKQVPDILRLRLSSIDSIEADHHLMDLIADEPRFMPHLHLSLQHGDDMILKRMKRRHLRADAVRFCHEVRSLRPDIAFGADMIAGFPTETEDMFENAATLAEECGISSLHVFPYSPRAGTPAARMPQLDRALVKERAARLRERGEALKLAHLQNMVGSVQTILVENNGFAHTDNFTLVEALHLAPRTLAQVAITGHNGKHLNMKLLAADAA
- a CDS encoding diaminopimelate epimerase; translation: MADTVEFAKMNGLGNKILVIDMRGRKDMVTPAAAIALNADPSTQFDQIMAIHDPRVSGTDAFIDILNCDGTKAQACGNGTRCVVQALSSETGKTSFTFQTVAGILNAVEHEDGMISVDMGLPRFRWSDIPLSEEFHDTSRIELQIGPIDAPILHSPAVMSMGNPHAIFWVDRDPMEFDLERFGPLLENHPMFPEKANITLAQVISDSALRTRTWERGAGLTLACGSAACASAVSAARTGRTGRKVTIDVASSPVRVPLTIDWREDNHVIMTGPAEWEWSGSVDPVTGAWSRDVAAEQGAV